In Alkalispirochaeta americana, the genomic stretch TCCCGACAGAGAAGACTCCCGGAAACGGCGGGCTCCCGCAGTGGAGCGCTGTACCCCCGGAGTAAATCAGAGTAGGATTGATCCATGGCATTACCAGTCGCGACAGCTCACAAAGAGACGGCTCTCTTCAGCCTTCTTCTCTGGTTTTTCTGGGCAGGAATCGTCAGTGTCGAGGGATTTCTCCTCCCCTACCTCACCGAGCAGGGCTTTCCTCCGAGCCAGGCAGGACTGGTCATGTCGGCACTCTTCCTCTGCGCGATCCCGGGGCAACCCTTCTGGGGGCATGTTTGCGACCGCCTGGGCACACACCGGCCGATCTTTCTGGGGGTCATTCTCACCGGGGCGGCGGCACTCCTCTTCATCCCCCTGGCGATTCCCCGACTCCCCCTGGTAATCGGAATAACCATGATCTACTCCGTCACGGTGAACTCCATGCCGGGCAATCTGGACGGCTGGATCATGGCGCGCCGAAGACTGGTCCCCAAGATCGAGTACGGCATGGCCCGGGCCATGGGGTCCTTCGGCTTCGCCCTCTGGGCAATCCTCCTGGGGACGCTCTATGACCGCTGGGGGCTGCACTTGATCTTCCCCGTCTTTGGCCTCTTCGCCCTCCTGGCTGCGGGGGTAGCCCTCTTCACCCCCGATAGCGGGAGCCTGGGCATCACCCCCCCTTGGGCATCATCCCCCATGGACTGTGGCAGCGCCGCCTCGGGAATTTCCCTCCGGGACAGCACGAGTTCCGCCGTCCCGGCTTCTTCCTCGCCATCGTCCTTCACCCAGGTGGTTCGCCTGGTTTGGGATCACCGGCCGTACCGGATATTTGTGCTCTCTTCGATCCTGCTCTTCACGGCCTTCCGCGCCACCTACACCTTTCTGCCATTGCTCATTGCCGAGGTGGGCGGAGGGAACCGTCATATCGGCTGGGCCCATTCCGTGGGGGCCGCCACAGAAATCCCGGTCATGATCATGGCGGGGTTTCTGCTCCGCAAGATTCGCCCGGAAAAGACGATACTCGCGGCCATGATCATCATGACCATCAGAATGTCCTTCTACGCTTTTGTCAGAAGCCCCGGTGCGATCATCGCCCTCCAGGGTCTCCACGGCCTCTCCTTCGGACTGTTTCTGGCCTCCTCGGTCTATTACATCGAGGACATAGCCCCGGCCGGGTCAAAATCGCTCTTTCAGGCTCTGGCCCCTTCGATGTACTTCGGTCTGGGCAGTGTTCTGGGAAGTTCCCTTGGCGGGGTGGTGGTGGATACCCTGGGGCTTCGGGTCCTCTTTGGACTGGCTCCCCTGGGAATGGCCGGGGCAGCGCTTATCTTCTACAGCAAATCCCGTACAACAAATCCCGGCAAGAACCGGCTCAACCCAGGGGGTGATCGATCCCCATGACCGCATCGCCGCGGCTCACTGGATCGGAGGAACTCACTGGATCGGTGGAACTCACTGGATCGGTGCAAACAGATAGGACACCCGCGACGCCAGGCGGAGCCGGAGGGGCATTTTGCTCACGTCCTCGGGGATCATCTCGCGAGATCGGGAAAAATCAGCCAGAAGCATCCCCCGGACCCGGCCGGCAAAACGCTTGCCCAGCACAATGGCGGTAATCTCGAAGTTCAACCGGAAGGACCGGTTATCGAGATTCACCGTGCCGATTCCCACCACCTGATCGTCCACGAGAAAGACCTTCTGGTGAAGAAACCCCGGCAGGTAGCGGTAGACCCGAACACCCGCCTCGAGCATGGGCCCCAGAAAAGCAAAGGCCGAAAAAAATACCAGCATATGATCGGGGCGGTCAGGAATAAGAATCCGGACATCCACGCCCCGCAACACAGCCAGCTTCAGCGCATCCTGGACGCCCTCGTCGGGAACAAAGTAGGGGCTGGCGATCCAGAGCACCCGCTGAGCCGAGTGGATTGCGTGCTGCACCATGAGCCCCGCCGTGGGAAACTCGTCGGCCGGGCCCGAGGGGACCACCAGGACGTTGTGTCCCTGGGGATAGGTACGCTCCATCACCGTCCCCCACTCCAGCTCCAGATGCTCTCCCGTAGCCCAGTGCCAGTCCTCGACAAAGGGTAGCTGCAGCCCTACCACGGCCGGTCCGGCGATCTCCAGGTGTGTATCCCTCCAGGGACCAAACCGGGGGTCCCTGCCGAGGTATTCGTCGCCTACGTTGAGACCGCCCACATACCCCACATGGCCGTCCACCACCAAAACCTTCCGGTGATTCCGGAAGTTGATCTGGAAGCGGTTTCTTTTGCCCCGGGTAGAGGAGAAGGTTGTTACCCGAACGCCTCCTTCCCGGAGATCCCGCAGATACCGGCCCGGCAGTTTGTAGGAACCGATCTCGTCGTAGAGAAAAAAGACCTTGACTCCGGCAGCGGCACGATCAAGCAGAAGGTTCTTCAACTCCTGCCCGATCCTGTCGGCCCGGACGATATAAAACTGCACCAGCACGTAACGTTCGGCCCGGCGAATAGCCTCAAACATTCGGCAGAATCCTTCCTCACCGTTCTCAAGCAGCTCCACGGCATTACCACCCGTAAAGGGGAGTTCAGCAATTCTCTCAACTGCCAGGATTCTTCCTCCCAGGGTATCGTGCTGGTAGCGCCGGGACTTGAGCAGGGTCAGGAGTGCCATAAGACGATCCTGATGGTCGCGAAACTGGTGATCCACCGCCTTTCGGGAATCCACATACCCCTTGAAGCGGGAGCGTCCGAAAATCCAGTAGAGGGGAACCGCCAGATAGGGAAAGGTGTTTAACGAGACGATCCAGGCGATTGCTCCCTGGGAGGTGCGCGCCGTAAGAAGGGCCGAGATTGAAGAGAGAACGCCCAGAATCTGGGCAAGAGCCACAACCAGAGCAAGAATCATGGCTCTATGGTGACGCCACAGCCCCCTCCGGTCAAGCCGATAAGGAGGCCCCCGTCAGAAATTTGAGAGGCCTTCACTCTTTAGTCGAATCCATACTATCCTTGAGACCTTTTCAAGGGGGACCTGTGAAAGAAAAGCCCCAGCCTGCACCCTGCAGATCACCTCTCTCGCTCCGCCCTCCGGGGCGTCTTGCGGGAGCGGTTTTTCTTCTGGGTGGCACCGCCCTTCTTGCGGCAGCCACCCTTCTTGCGGCAGCCACCGCCGTGTACGGCAACGCTTCTTTCACCCGGAGTTGCTGGGGCCTCCTGCTCCTGAGTGCTCCGCTCCTGGCCGGGTTTCATCACCTCCTGCTCTTTCAGCTCCGCCAGGACAAACAGGAGCACCTCCTCTTCGCCTCGTTTGCCCTGACAATCCTGCTACACCTTCTGGCCCCGGTCTCGGGAGAACCCCCTCTCCTCCCGACAGCGCTGAGACTGGCCCTTGTGGCCGGGTTCTACGGAAGCGCCCTGGCGAGTATCCTGGGGGGGGCATGGTTCCTGGTCCGCCGCCTCCAGTGGGGCGATACCGACAAGAGCACCTGGATAACAGCACTTGCCCTGGGAAGCCTCGTTCTGATTCTGGGAGGCGGCCCCGCCTTCACCGGAGCCGATCCTGGCGTGCTCTCCCTGGCGGGGATGACAGGGTTCCTGGCGAGTCACGGCCTTTCATCGGCCTTGGCGGTCAGAGGCATCCAGAGAGACCTGGGAAAGCTCCGCCGAGGGCTCGAGTCCCAGGCCCGGGAAAAGGATCATCTCTTTGTTCTGGCCGGACGAGACGAGCTGACAGAACTGCATAACCGCCGTCGGGGGAACGAGGCGCTGACCCACGAGATACACCGTTACCTCCGCTATCAGACATCCCTGGCGATCGTTGTGATCGATCTGGATCACTTCAAGCGGATCAATGACACCTGGGGTCACCAGGTAGGGGACGAGGTTCTTTGCGGCTTTGCCGACGTTCTTCGTGCCAATACCCGCCGATCGGATATCCTCTGCCGCTGGGGCGGTGAGGAGTTTCTCATCCTCCTCCCTGATACCCCTCCTGCAGCAGCCGTGAACCTGGCGGAAAAACTTCGGGCCGCCACAGCCGAGACACCCCTGGAGACCCGTGCAGGCTCCCTCAAGATCACCCTTAGCGCAGGCGTGGCGGGGCTCCTGGCTCAACCCCGTTCGGGAACCACGGAGATGCCCCTTCGTCCCGGCGACGCGGCGCTCATTGCCGATGCACTTCTGCGCGACGCCGATGGAGCCCTCTACCTGGCAAAGGAAGAGGGCCGAAACCGGGTCTGCCTCCCCCGGACTTCTCCCCAGGGGGCTGTTTTATCGCCCCTGTAATGTACCCTCTGGTACTGGCCCTGGCCTTTGGCCCCCTTCTCGGGGGGGCCGAGCTGGTCGTGCGCGGCGCCGAGGGGATCGCCCGGGGGCTGGGGATACCGCCCCTGGTGGTGGGCCTCACAATTCTTGCCTTTGGAACGTCGGCACCGGAACTGGTGATAAACCTCTCGGCCGCCCTCACGGGAAGCTCCCAAATCGCCCTGGGGAATATCCTGGGGAGCAATATCTTCAATATTGCCGGCCTCCTGGGCGTGCTCGCTCTCTGCCGGAATCTTCCCGTAGGGCGATCCACCACCTGGGCCGAGATCCCCCTGGCGATCGTCTCGGCCTTATTGCTCCTGATCGTCACCGCCGACGGCATCATTCGCCGTGGCGAGGGGGTGGTCTTGCTGCTGCTCTTCGGGGGGTTTCTTGTCTACGTGGGGATTCTTTCCCGGCGATCCCGGGAACCTCTTCTGGAGGGGCAACACTCCATCTCTGATCCGGAGAGCTCCTGCCCCCGAGAGAAAACCTCCTGGCTGGGGGCCACCCTGATTCTGGCGGGGGGGTTGACTCTTCTGACAGTCGGTGGCCGGGGAGTGGTCCTGGGAGCAACCGGGACAGCCCGCCTGATGGGTCTCCCCGAATACATCATCGCTGCCTCGATTGTAGCAATCGGCACCTCTCTGCCCGAACTTGCCACGGGAATAGCAGCTCTTCGCCGAGGGGTCCCAGATTTGGCGATCGGCAACGCCGTGGGATCCAATAT encodes the following:
- a CDS encoding calcium/sodium antiporter, which encodes MYPLVLALAFGPLLGGAELVVRGAEGIARGLGIPPLVVGLTILAFGTSAPELVINLSAALTGSSQIALGNILGSNIFNIAGLLGVLALCRNLPVGRSTTWAEIPLAIVSALLLLIVTADGIIRRGEGVVLLLLFGGFLVYVGILSRRSREPLLEGQHSISDPESSCPREKTSWLGATLILAGGLTLLTVGGRGVVLGATGTARLMGLPEYIIAASIVAIGTSLPELATGIAALRRGVPDLAIGNAVGSNIFNVLLVIGATALVTPVEAVPRPLDHGVHLLSTGLLFLFVFTGRKSTGHSGASPGKGALGQIERPEGAILLGLYLIYGIALFLTA
- a CDS encoding GGDEF domain-containing protein — encoded protein: MKEKPQPAPCRSPLSLRPPGRLAGAVFLLGGTALLAAATLLAAATAVYGNASFTRSCWGLLLLSAPLLAGFHHLLLFQLRQDKQEHLLFASFALTILLHLLAPVSGEPPLLPTALRLALVAGFYGSALASILGGAWFLVRRLQWGDTDKSTWITALALGSLVLILGGGPAFTGADPGVLSLAGMTGFLASHGLSSALAVRGIQRDLGKLRRGLESQAREKDHLFVLAGRDELTELHNRRRGNEALTHEIHRYLRYQTSLAIVVIDLDHFKRINDTWGHQVGDEVLCGFADVLRANTRRSDILCRWGGEEFLILLPDTPPAAAVNLAEKLRAATAETPLETRAGSLKITLSAGVAGLLAQPRSGTTEMPLRPGDAALIADALLRDADGALYLAKEEGRNRVCLPRTSPQGAVLSPL
- a CDS encoding MFS transporter is translated as MALPVATAHKETALFSLLLWFFWAGIVSVEGFLLPYLTEQGFPPSQAGLVMSALFLCAIPGQPFWGHVCDRLGTHRPIFLGVILTGAAALLFIPLAIPRLPLVIGITMIYSVTVNSMPGNLDGWIMARRRLVPKIEYGMARAMGSFGFALWAILLGTLYDRWGLHLIFPVFGLFALLAAGVALFTPDSGSLGITPPWASSPMDCGSAASGISLRDSTSSAVPASSSPSSFTQVVRLVWDHRPYRIFVLSSILLFTAFRATYTFLPLLIAEVGGGNRHIGWAHSVGAATEIPVMIMAGFLLRKIRPEKTILAAMIIMTIRMSFYAFVRSPGAIIALQGLHGLSFGLFLASSVYYIEDIAPAGSKSLFQALAPSMYFGLGSVLGSSLGGVVVDTLGLRVLFGLAPLGMAGAALIFYSKSRTTNPGKNRLNPGGDRSP
- the cls gene encoding cardiolipin synthase, coding for MILALVVALAQILGVLSSISALLTARTSQGAIAWIVSLNTFPYLAVPLYWIFGRSRFKGYVDSRKAVDHQFRDHQDRLMALLTLLKSRRYQHDTLGGRILAVERIAELPFTGGNAVELLENGEEGFCRMFEAIRRAERYVLVQFYIVRADRIGQELKNLLLDRAAAGVKVFFLYDEIGSYKLPGRYLRDLREGGVRVTTFSSTRGKRNRFQINFRNHRKVLVVDGHVGYVGGLNVGDEYLGRDPRFGPWRDTHLEIAGPAVVGLQLPFVEDWHWATGEHLELEWGTVMERTYPQGHNVLVVPSGPADEFPTAGLMVQHAIHSAQRVLWIASPYFVPDEGVQDALKLAVLRGVDVRILIPDRPDHMLVFFSAFAFLGPMLEAGVRVYRYLPGFLHQKVFLVDDQVVGIGTVNLDNRSFRLNFEITAIVLGKRFAGRVRGMLLADFSRSREMIPEDVSKMPLRLRLASRVSYLFAPIQ